A stretch of the Archangium violaceum genome encodes the following:
- a CDS encoding sensor histidine kinase — protein sequence MAGSHPEEQAHGGLRPSSGQGTHAGVEDSLREIQQALRRQRRLDALRRGLNSPVVGRWNRLRLEQVVVNLLTNAIKYGQGRPITLKLEVDENHVWITVRDEGIGIAPRDQERIFERFERAVSEQHYGGFGLGLWIVREIVHRLGGSVSVTSRQGSGSAFTVELPRGPVPNPVSLLH from the coding sequence GTGGCCGGGTCACACCCAGAGGAGCAGGCACACGGCGGCCTGAGGCCGTCTTCGGGTCAGGGCACCCACGCGGGAGTGGAGGACTCGCTGCGGGAAATCCAGCAGGCCCTCCGCCGCCAGCGAAGGCTGGATGCGCTGCGCCGCGGGTTGAACTCGCCCGTGGTGGGGCGCTGGAACCGGCTACGTCTGGAGCAGGTGGTCGTCAACCTGCTGACCAATGCCATCAAGTACGGGCAGGGCCGGCCCATCACGTTGAAGCTCGAGGTGGATGAAAACCACGTGTGGATCACCGTGCGCGACGAGGGAATTGGCATCGCGCCGAGGGATCAGGAGCGCATCTTCGAGCGCTTCGAGCGGGCCGTGTCCGAGCAGCATTACGGCGGCTTCGGTCTGGGACTGTGGATCGTCCGGGAGATCGTCCACAGGCTGGGCGGCTCCGTCTCCGTGACCAGCAGGCAAGGCTCTGGCTCGGCCTTCACGGTGGAGCTGCCCCGTGGTCCGGTGCCGAACCCCGTCTCGCTGTTGCACTGA
- a CDS encoding ABC transporter permease, with protein MNAWKADLRLLFRAPLSAGALLLLLIVTALSVAAGLAATARQEAIIERVEAAQRRDLASVTRDYGKPDGDAGNAAYYTFHLTTDPPSPLAFAALGQRDVQPYVLRVRLLGLQSQLYESETLNPELALPGAFDFAFVLIYLAPLVIIALMHDLVSGEREAGRLRLLVSLPASGRGVWVRRSVLRYLLVLGALLVPLVMGAAISRAPVAGTFAIALAAALYVAFWLGLALLVAARGRSSAANGATLIGCWIVLTLLAPALANAVLSRAIPVAKGIDLTLAQRERVHRAWDIPKEETFRPFFVKHPEWRDTPPVLGRFHWKWYYAMHEVGDDGVAAEVADYRQSLTAREVWTARLGWVLPAAAVQTILHRAADSDLLAHLAYQGSIERFHTRLRDFYYPYMFHERPFQQADFEQMPRYQPRPSSASLPISPMIGLLVLAALVSGAAVTGVRTLSSSAARE; from the coding sequence ATGAACGCCTGGAAAGCGGATCTCCGATTGCTGTTCCGGGCACCCTTGAGCGCGGGCGCGCTCCTGCTGCTCCTCATCGTGACGGCCCTGTCGGTGGCGGCCGGCCTCGCGGCGACCGCTCGGCAGGAGGCCATCATCGAGCGGGTGGAAGCCGCCCAGCGGAGGGACCTGGCCTCGGTGACGAGGGATTACGGCAAGCCCGACGGAGACGCGGGCAACGCCGCCTACTACACCTTCCACCTCACCACGGACCCACCGTCGCCCCTGGCCTTCGCGGCGCTCGGCCAGCGGGATGTGCAGCCCTATGTCCTCCGGGTGCGGCTGCTGGGCCTGCAATCGCAGCTCTACGAGTCCGAGACCTTGAACCCGGAGCTCGCGCTTCCGGGCGCCTTCGACTTCGCCTTCGTGCTGATCTACCTGGCTCCGCTGGTCATCATCGCCCTGATGCACGACCTGGTGTCGGGTGAACGTGAGGCAGGGCGGCTCCGGCTCCTGGTCTCCTTGCCGGCATCCGGTCGCGGGGTGTGGGTACGTCGCAGCGTCCTGCGCTATCTGCTGGTCCTGGGCGCCCTGCTCGTGCCGCTCGTGATGGGCGCCGCGATCAGCAGGGCTCCCGTGGCGGGGACCTTCGCGATCGCCCTGGCGGCGGCGCTCTATGTGGCGTTCTGGTTGGGGCTGGCGCTTCTCGTCGCCGCTCGGGGCCGGAGCTCGGCGGCCAACGGCGCCACGCTGATCGGATGTTGGATCGTCCTGACCCTGCTGGCGCCCGCGCTGGCCAACGCCGTGCTCTCCCGCGCCATCCCCGTGGCCAAGGGAATCGACCTGACCCTGGCCCAGCGTGAGCGGGTGCACCGCGCCTGGGACATTCCCAAGGAGGAGACCTTCCGTCCCTTCTTCGTCAAGCATCCGGAGTGGCGCGACACGCCGCCGGTGCTCGGTCGCTTCCACTGGAAGTGGTACTACGCCATGCACGAGGTGGGCGACGACGGGGTCGCCGCCGAGGTCGCGGACTACCGCCAGAGCCTGACGGCCCGCGAGGTGTGGACCGCCCGGCTCGGCTGGGTCCTGCCGGCGGCCGCCGTCCAGACGATCCTCCACCGGGCTGCGGACAGCGACCTGCTGGCGCATCTGGCGTACCAGGGCAGCATCGAACGGTTCCACACACGGCTTCGCGACTTCTACTACCCGTACATGTTCCATGAGCGGCCGTTCCAGCAGGCAGACTTCGAGCAGATGCCCCGCTACCAGCCCAGGCCGTCGAGCGCCTCCCTGCCGATCTCGCCGATGATCGGGCTGCTGGTGTTGGCGGCGCTTGTCTCCGGCGCCGCCGTCACCGGCGTACGGACCCTGTCGTCGTCCGCGGCCCGGGAGTGA
- a CDS encoding ABC transporter ATP-binding protein: MEFHEPSQLIRSEESMSDVVNTGALEAIGLEHRYGEKTVLRGLNFTVEPGQIYALLGGNGAGKSTTLSIFLGLVRPTAGQARVCGHDVAVDPRAARSRLAYVPENVALYEHLSARENIDYFLTIAGSEQRSPSNIDEALEAVGLAREAWGKRVGGFSKGMRQKVAIALAIARRVPVLLLDEPTSGLDPRATGDFNRLLDTARTRGVATLMVTHDLLSAAEIADRIGFLAQGRLEEELAATGEERFDVRALHQRYAHAGEAA; the protein is encoded by the coding sequence GTGGAGTTCCACGAGCCGTCGCAGTTGATTCGGAGCGAGGAGAGCATGTCCGATGTCGTGAATACCGGCGCCTTGGAGGCGATCGGGCTCGAGCACCGCTACGGCGAGAAGACCGTTCTCCGGGGGCTGAACTTCACCGTGGAGCCCGGTCAGATCTATGCCCTGCTCGGCGGCAACGGCGCGGGCAAGTCGACGACGCTCAGCATCTTCCTTGGCCTGGTTCGCCCGACGGCGGGGCAGGCCCGGGTCTGTGGCCACGACGTGGCGGTCGACCCCCGGGCCGCGCGGTCGCGGCTGGCCTATGTCCCCGAGAACGTGGCCCTCTACGAGCACCTCAGCGCGCGGGAGAACATCGACTACTTCCTGACCATCGCGGGAAGCGAGCAGCGCTCACCGTCGAACATCGACGAGGCGCTGGAGGCGGTCGGACTGGCGCGCGAGGCGTGGGGAAAGCGCGTGGGCGGGTTCTCCAAGGGCATGCGCCAGAAGGTGGCGATCGCACTCGCCATCGCCCGGCGCGTACCGGTGCTCCTGCTGGACGAACCGACCTCCGGCCTGGATCCGCGGGCGACCGGCGACTTCAACCGGCTGCTGGACACGGCGCGCACGCGCGGCGTCGCCACCCTGATGGTGACGCACGACCTGCTGAGCGCTGCCGAGATCGCCGACCGGATCGGCTTCCTGGCTCAGGGCCGGCTCGAGGAGGAGCTGGCCGCCACCGGCGAGGAGCGGTTCGATGTCAGGGCCCTGCATCAGCGCTATGCGCATGCGGGGGAGGCGGCATGA
- a CDS encoding SLC13 family permease, producing the protein MRSLAKAASRTGLERALANRVLRWSGGNPPWTMLGAMGLTFAFSMFMSNTATTAMMLAAVGPLVAGLRQDEPFGKALLLGIPVAANLGGMGTVIGSPPNAIAAAALEPSRPIGFSVWMMVALPPALVLAGAAWLYLRHRYPVGVARIVSLTGRRGRKRTYAACWLPAVCYWPAPCWGAVRHARTS; encoded by the coding sequence ATGCGGTCCTTGGCGAAGGCGGCGAGCCGCACGGGGCTGGAGCGGGCGCTGGCCAACCGGGTGCTGCGCTGGTCCGGCGGCAACCCCCCGTGGACGATGCTGGGGGCGATGGGGCTGACGTTCGCCTTCTCCATGTTCATGTCCAACACGGCCACCACGGCGATGATGCTGGCGGCGGTGGGGCCGCTCGTCGCGGGCCTGCGTCAGGACGAGCCCTTCGGGAAGGCCCTGCTGCTGGGCATCCCGGTGGCGGCGAACCTGGGAGGGATGGGGACGGTCATCGGCAGTCCTCCCAACGCCATCGCCGCGGCGGCGCTGGAGCCCTCGCGGCCCATCGGCTTCTCGGTGTGGATGATGGTGGCGTTGCCTCCGGCGCTGGTGCTGGCTGGGGCGGCGTGGCTGTACCTGCGGCACCGCTATCCGGTGGGGGTGGCCCGCATCGTCTCGCTGACGGGACGAAGGGGGCGGAAGCGGACGTACGCGGCCTGCTGGCTCCCCGCGGTGTGCTACTGGCCCGCTCCGTGCTGGGGCGCCGTGCGCCATGCCCGGACCTCATGA
- a CDS encoding DUF3857 domain-containing protein: MPLPRLLLLLSALATLPARAEAGFVLTEPPSWVEPTAVDGERALRAEDAVSGLHLLLSEEQVRVSPEGTERFSRQVRRVVSSRGVETGSELRVTFSNTHQRLRLHGIWRTREGVRTQLLRAGDVKLLQQERALDMGIYSDERTALVFLQDVRVGDLIEESYTVEDVHPLFRGHHLDAISLVGPVPTGHLVHRLLAPADLKLHFKTHGAAAAEPTVREVGGLSEYRWERRDVRAITQEDGVPADVEVWPHVQVSSFQSWADVAAWGLALQEGLPGSPEVTARAKSWRSLPTEEARFLAAVRFVQDEVRYLGIELGPNTHQPHPPGQVLAQRFGDCKDKALLLATLLRTLDIPADVVLVHSRRRGGVASLLPSPYAFNHAIVRARVAGRTEWVDATLTHQRGRLGARRPLPYGKALVLAPGTTGLESIPEPAPGEPELDVRYVLSVEDDGTGTLAVTTRLSRSEADKARSWLASLSEEQLTTRGLERYRPLFPKLQSEGAPRVQDDEDANTVTLEERYKLEDVWASGGLSVSVAQLGGELALPRHTEGRAFPLAVAHPSHLRVRWEVRSGSLLSVAPEQHTVEGPASRLEMSVLPEFSGFVYQVEYRSLADRVAPDAVARHVEAMGEMRSHLGLSFSAPPGAISSASASNPAALSRTTSLAISATFLLLLGVFGLRLPQRLRRLVRERRARRNVAPRPVRHLRVREEGPAPFIVESLDQAERHIRGERCSCGGSFEPVPDAQQLRHTGSDGRTLTVLRVRCSTCRAPQFLSFDVRPN, translated from the coding sequence ATGCCACTCCCGAGACTCCTGCTGCTGCTGTCCGCGCTCGCCACGCTGCCCGCCCGCGCCGAGGCCGGTTTCGTGCTGACCGAGCCCCCTTCCTGGGTGGAGCCCACCGCGGTGGATGGGGAGCGCGCACTTCGCGCGGAGGACGCCGTCTCGGGCCTCCACCTGCTGCTGTCCGAGGAGCAGGTCCGCGTCTCGCCGGAGGGGACGGAGCGCTTCTCGCGCCAGGTGCGGCGCGTGGTCAGCAGCCGGGGCGTGGAGACGGGCTCCGAGCTCCGGGTCACCTTCTCCAACACCCACCAGCGCCTGCGCCTGCACGGCATCTGGCGCACCCGCGAGGGCGTGCGCACCCAGCTGCTGCGCGCCGGGGACGTGAAGCTGCTCCAGCAGGAGCGCGCGCTGGACATGGGCATCTACAGCGACGAGCGCACCGCCCTCGTCTTCCTCCAGGACGTGCGCGTGGGCGACCTCATCGAGGAGTCCTACACGGTGGAGGACGTCCATCCGCTCTTCCGCGGCCATCACCTGGACGCGATCTCCCTGGTGGGCCCGGTGCCCACGGGACACCTCGTCCACCGGCTGCTCGCCCCGGCGGACCTGAAGCTGCACTTCAAGACCCATGGCGCGGCGGCGGCCGAGCCCACGGTGCGCGAGGTGGGCGGCCTGAGCGAGTACCGGTGGGAGCGCAGGGACGTGCGCGCCATCACCCAGGAGGACGGCGTCCCCGCCGACGTGGAGGTCTGGCCCCATGTCCAGGTGAGCAGCTTCCAGAGCTGGGCGGACGTGGCCGCCTGGGGCCTCGCGCTGCAGGAGGGGCTGCCCGGCTCCCCCGAGGTGACGGCACGGGCCAAGTCCTGGCGCTCCCTTCCCACCGAGGAGGCGCGCTTCCTCGCCGCCGTGCGCTTCGTCCAGGACGAGGTGCGCTACCTGGGCATCGAGCTCGGCCCCAACACCCACCAGCCCCATCCCCCGGGGCAGGTGCTCGCCCAGCGCTTCGGCGACTGCAAGGACAAGGCGCTCCTGCTGGCCACCCTGCTGCGCACGCTGGACATCCCCGCGGACGTCGTCCTGGTGCACTCCCGCCGGCGGGGCGGCGTGGCCTCCCTCCTGCCCTCCCCCTACGCCTTCAACCACGCCATCGTTCGCGCCCGGGTCGCCGGGCGCACCGAGTGGGTGGATGCCACCCTCACCCATCAGCGGGGCCGGCTCGGCGCGCGCCGCCCACTCCCCTATGGGAAGGCGCTCGTGCTCGCGCCCGGCACCACCGGCCTGGAGTCCATCCCCGAGCCCGCTCCCGGAGAGCCGGAGCTGGACGTGCGCTATGTGCTCTCCGTGGAAGACGATGGGACCGGGACGCTCGCCGTCACCACCCGCCTCTCGCGCTCGGAGGCGGACAAGGCGCGCTCGTGGCTCGCGAGCCTGTCCGAGGAGCAGCTCACCACCCGCGGCCTGGAGCGCTACCGCCCCCTCTTCCCCAAGCTCCAATCCGAGGGCGCTCCGCGCGTCCAGGACGACGAGGACGCCAACACGGTGACGCTGGAGGAGCGCTACAAGCTCGAGGATGTCTGGGCCAGTGGCGGACTGAGCGTCTCCGTCGCCCAGCTCGGCGGAGAGCTCGCCCTCCCGCGCCACACCGAGGGCCGTGCCTTCCCCCTGGCGGTGGCCCACCCCAGCCACCTGCGCGTGCGCTGGGAGGTGCGCTCGGGCTCCCTGTTGAGCGTGGCCCCGGAGCAGCACACGGTGGAGGGTCCGGCCTCGCGCCTGGAGATGTCCGTGCTCCCCGAGTTCAGCGGGTTCGTCTACCAGGTGGAGTACCGGAGCCTGGCGGACCGGGTGGCACCGGACGCGGTGGCCCGGCACGTCGAGGCGATGGGAGAGATGCGCTCGCACCTCGGCCTGTCCTTCTCCGCGCCGCCCGGCGCCATCTCCAGCGCGTCCGCGTCCAATCCCGCGGCGCTCTCGCGGACCACCAGCCTCGCCATCAGCGCCACGTTCCTGCTGCTGCTGGGTGTCTTCGGGCTGCGCCTCCCCCAGCGCCTGCGCCGGCTCGTGCGCGAGCGCAGGGCCCGGAGGAACGTCGCACCCCGCCCCGTGCGGCATCTGCGCGTGCGCGAGGAGGGCCCGGCGCCCTTCATCGTGGAGAGCCTGGATCAGGCCGAGCGGCATATCCGCGGGGAGCGCTGCTCCTGCGGCGGGAGCTTCGAGCCCGTACCGGACGCCCAGCAACTGCGGCACACGGGGAGCGATGGCCGGACCCTCACCGTCCTGCGCGTGCGGTGCTCCACCTGCCGCGCGCCCCAGTTCCTGTCCTTCGACGTGCGGCCCAACTGA
- a CDS encoding Rpn family recombination-promoting nuclease/putative transposase: protein MPGPHDLFARYTFGRPERAEAELRAVLPAHVVSEVDWSSLRLEPGSVVDPELRETESDLLFTARLRTGRSLLLYVLLEHQSTVDRWMALRMLRYVVRQVERWRQEHPERSLLPVIIPLVMYHGPEGAWTAPRRVEDLFELPGEIEEERNRWRAWVPRFEYLLDDLTAEREEALKARPGPPLVRLAWLVLRYGRTGELARKLPEWVGLFAQVQAAPEGSEHLMVVIRYLLWTGDKAVHDATGQVLHSVLDEQRAEELMRSYGEELIEQGRQQGLAQGLVRGREEGLARGLSRGRAEDILRILAIRRVHVEEGARQRILDCTDVDTLDSWFDRALQATTLSEVLDGGVHASRRKDS from the coding sequence ATGCCCGGACCTCATGACCTCTTCGCCCGCTATACCTTTGGCCGCCCCGAACGGGCGGAGGCCGAGTTGCGTGCCGTCCTGCCCGCCCATGTCGTCTCCGAGGTGGACTGGTCGAGTCTGCGTCTGGAGCCTGGCAGCGTGGTGGACCCGGAGCTGCGGGAGACAGAGAGCGATCTGCTCTTCACCGCCCGCCTGCGTACGGGCCGCTCGCTGCTGCTGTACGTGCTGCTGGAGCACCAGTCCACTGTGGACAGGTGGATGGCGCTGCGCATGCTGCGCTACGTGGTGCGCCAGGTGGAGCGCTGGCGTCAGGAGCACCCGGAGCGCTCACTGTTGCCGGTCATCATCCCGCTGGTGATGTATCACGGGCCGGAGGGGGCCTGGACCGCGCCGCGGCGGGTGGAGGACCTGTTCGAGCTGCCGGGAGAGATAGAGGAAGAGAGGAATCGCTGGAGAGCGTGGGTGCCGCGCTTCGAGTACCTGCTCGATGACCTGACGGCCGAGCGGGAAGAGGCGTTGAAAGCACGGCCCGGTCCTCCGCTGGTACGGCTGGCATGGTTGGTGCTGCGCTACGGGCGTACCGGGGAACTGGCGCGGAAGCTGCCGGAGTGGGTAGGCCTTTTTGCCCAGGTCCAGGCGGCTCCAGAGGGCTCCGAACACCTGATGGTGGTCATCCGTTATCTGCTGTGGACTGGGGACAAGGCAGTCCATGACGCCACGGGTCAGGTGCTACATTCAGTCCTGGATGAGCAACGCGCGGAGGAGTTGATGCGGAGCTATGGCGAGGAACTCATCGAGCAGGGACGTCAGCAGGGCCTGGCGCAGGGGCTGGTGCGAGGCAGGGAAGAGGGTCTGGCACGGGGGCTGAGCCGAGGACGTGCCGAGGACATCCTGCGGATTCTCGCCATACGGAGGGTTCACGTGGAGGAAGGAGCCCGGCAGCGCATCCTCGACTGCACGGACGTGGACACGCTCGACAGCTGGTTCGACCGGGCCCTCCAGGCCACGACCCTCTCCGAGGTGCTGGACGGCGGGGTACACGCGTCTCGGCGGAAGGACTCGTAA
- a CDS encoding ELWxxDGT repeat protein, which produces MGAWHHVVLLCSLTVGCGGQLPEEAIQEDERPEARSPSEEEDGEAAAQGNRPALGTPRLVKDLFPPLSGPAWYGPHPENLVELRGRLFFAANFEDGRRELWTSDGTPEGTAPIKQFPPLSGPIFSSSLTQLTPLGTRLFFVVNDETHGSELWVSDGTPGGTRLVKDIAPGQEDSGAYNLKAVGSTLLFFRYVSATTTTPARNELWRSDGTDTGTVMVKDLGPDASLIFSQAIVGNTLFFALSDAAHGSELWKSDGTEAGTGLVKDIVPGPDSSNPFSLRAVGQHVFFTAAEASHGTELWRTDGTEAGTTLVADLLPGPDSSFPQLLAPAGCDLYLTTRDTANRSMRLYRLRNDATGVNVKFVAPLPNSSIDPDTSLSVTTSTVANGKLFLALSLQGMGPAPLDTQLWVSDGTSAGTKLLHHPLSLSDEFGSTLYTLDDRVLFSGSDDANGLEPWVSDGTENGTRRVRDIAPGATSSFPRDFTRVGSKVFFVANDAVHGNELWLLPLVNSQDGANASLQP; this is translated from the coding sequence ATGGGTGCGTGGCATCACGTGGTACTGCTCTGCTCGCTGACGGTGGGATGTGGCGGGCAGCTCCCCGAGGAAGCAATTCAAGAAGACGAACGGCCGGAGGCTCGCTCACCGTCCGAGGAAGAGGACGGAGAAGCCGCCGCGCAGGGGAACCGCCCCGCGTTGGGGACCCCCCGGCTCGTGAAGGACCTCTTCCCTCCCCTCTCGGGGCCCGCGTGGTACGGGCCCCATCCGGAGAACCTGGTGGAGTTGCGCGGCAGGCTCTTCTTCGCCGCCAACTTCGAGGACGGTCGCAGGGAGCTGTGGACGAGCGACGGCACCCCGGAGGGCACCGCGCCGATCAAGCAGTTCCCACCGCTGTCGGGGCCCATCTTCTCCAGCTCGCTGACGCAGCTGACGCCCCTGGGCACGCGGCTCTTCTTCGTGGTGAACGACGAGACGCACGGCAGCGAGCTGTGGGTCAGCGATGGAACCCCCGGGGGCACCCGGCTGGTGAAGGACATCGCGCCGGGGCAGGAGGACTCGGGTGCGTACAACCTGAAGGCCGTGGGGAGCACCCTGCTCTTCTTCCGCTATGTCTCCGCCACCACCACCACCCCCGCGCGCAATGAGCTGTGGCGGAGTGATGGCACCGACACCGGTACGGTGATGGTGAAGGATCTGGGGCCCGACGCGTCCCTGATCTTCTCGCAGGCCATCGTGGGCAACACGCTCTTCTTCGCCCTCTCGGATGCGGCGCACGGGAGCGAGCTGTGGAAGAGCGATGGCACCGAGGCCGGTACGGGGCTCGTCAAGGACATCGTCCCCGGCCCCGACAGCTCCAACCCGTTCTCCCTGCGCGCCGTGGGCCAGCACGTCTTCTTCACCGCGGCGGAGGCCTCGCACGGGACCGAGCTGTGGAGGACCGACGGCACCGAGGCGGGCACGACGCTCGTCGCGGACCTGCTGCCGGGCCCGGACAGCAGCTTCCCGCAGCTCCTCGCGCCGGCCGGCTGCGACCTGTACCTCACGACGAGGGACACGGCCAACCGCTCGATGCGCCTGTACAGGCTGAGGAACGACGCCACGGGCGTCAACGTGAAGTTCGTCGCCCCGCTGCCCAATTCCTCCATCGATCCGGACACGTCCCTCTCCGTCACCACCTCCACCGTGGCGAACGGGAAGCTCTTCCTCGCGCTGTCCCTCCAGGGCATGGGCCCGGCTCCGCTCGATACCCAGCTCTGGGTGAGCGATGGGACGAGCGCCGGCACGAAGCTGCTGCACCACCCGCTGAGCCTGTCCGACGAGTTCGGCTCCACGCTGTACACCCTGGACGACCGCGTCCTCTTCAGTGGGAGCGATGACGCGAACGGTCTGGAGCCCTGGGTGAGCGACGGAACGGAGAACGGCACGCGGCGGGTACGGGACATCGCGCCGGGTGCCACCTCCTCGTTCCCCCGGGACTTCACCCGCGTGGGCTCGAAGGTCTTCTTCGTCGCCAACGACGCGGTCCACGGCAACGAGCTGTGGCTCCTCCCCCTGGTGAACTCGCAGGACGGAGCGAACGCGTCGCTCCAGCCCTGA
- a CDS encoding ABC transporter permease gives MSFRSTKVLRVAAEEWRALVRNRVAMIASLTLTALIVTSAILGMEQRNATKAARARYQATSDEAFDAQPDRHPHRMVHYGQFVFRPLSALAFFDPGVDGFTGNTVFLEGHRQNSANFSEARQSSLLLRFGQLTPAFVLQTLAPLLIVFLAFGAVSREREQGTLRLLLAQGLRPSELAAGKLSAYVGVVAAIAAPALLVLAAAALAGQAPPVPSLLMVSGYLVYLSIWAVAALLVSLLVRRARDALIVLVAAWMGVVILAPRILPELAVARIPTPTRIETDVAIHHALKQIGDSHNPDDPYFSEFKAKTLAQYGVEKVEDLPVQWAGLVGMEGERLTSGLFDRYAREAFAREAEQNRLVRQFGVISPLIAVRQLSMSLAATDTESHQDFLEQVERHRYHFVQALNLLQVTKIPNRNAGADPRISAAHWKTLPSFTYREPNVLQLAGDRIRANLLILVCWLAALLAGCGLAARRLGEVAR, from the coding sequence ATGAGCTTCCGAAGCACGAAGGTGCTGAGGGTCGCCGCCGAGGAGTGGCGGGCCCTGGTGCGAAACCGGGTGGCGATGATCGCCAGTCTCACGCTCACGGCCCTGATCGTGACCTCCGCCATCCTGGGAATGGAGCAGCGCAATGCCACGAAGGCGGCCAGGGCCCGCTACCAGGCCACGTCGGACGAGGCGTTCGATGCCCAGCCGGACCGCCATCCGCACCGGATGGTGCACTATGGGCAATTCGTCTTCCGGCCGCTCTCGGCGCTGGCCTTCTTCGATCCGGGGGTGGACGGCTTCACCGGCAACACGGTGTTCCTGGAAGGACACAGGCAGAACAGCGCCAACTTCAGCGAAGCGCGGCAATCCTCGCTGCTGCTGCGGTTCGGCCAACTGACGCCGGCCTTCGTGCTGCAGACGCTGGCGCCGCTGCTCATCGTCTTCCTCGCCTTCGGCGCCGTCTCACGGGAGCGCGAACAGGGAACCCTGCGGCTGCTCCTGGCCCAGGGGCTGAGGCCATCCGAGCTCGCCGCGGGCAAGCTGTCGGCCTATGTCGGCGTGGTGGCCGCGATCGCCGCGCCGGCGCTCCTGGTGCTGGCGGCCGCCGCGCTCGCCGGCCAGGCGCCGCCGGTCCCAAGCCTGCTGATGGTGTCCGGCTATCTCGTCTATCTGTCCATCTGGGCGGTCGCGGCCCTGCTCGTGTCGCTGCTGGTACGGCGCGCCCGGGACGCGCTGATCGTCCTGGTCGCGGCGTGGATGGGGGTGGTCATCCTCGCGCCTCGGATCCTTCCCGAGCTCGCGGTGGCGCGGATCCCGACGCCGACGCGCATCGAGACGGACGTGGCCATTCATCACGCCCTCAAGCAGATTGGCGACAGCCACAATCCAGATGACCCCTACTTCTCCGAGTTCAAGGCGAAGACCCTCGCCCAATACGGCGTCGAGAAGGTCGAGGATCTTCCGGTCCAGTGGGCGGGACTGGTCGGCATGGAAGGAGAGCGTCTGACGAGCGGGCTGTTCGACCGCTATGCACGGGAAGCCTTCGCAAGAGAGGCCGAGCAGAACCGGCTCGTGCGCCAGTTCGGGGTCATCAGCCCGCTCATCGCCGTGCGCCAGCTCTCCATGAGTCTGGCCGCCACCGACACCGAGAGCCACCAGGACTTCCTCGAGCAGGTGGAACGGCACCGCTACCATTTCGTCCAGGCGCTGAACCTCCTGCAGGTGACGAAGATCCCCAACCGGAACGCCGGAGCGGACCCCCGGATATCCGCCGCTCATTGGAAGACGCTGCCGAGCTTCACCTACCGGGAGCCGAACGTGCTCCAGCTCGCGGGCGACCGGATCCGGGCCAACCTTCTGATTCTGGTCTGCTGGCTGGCGGCCCTGCTCGCCGGTTGCGGCCTGGCTGCCCGCCGTCTGGGGGAGGTCGCACGATGA